The following proteins are co-located in the Paenibacillus sp. JNUCC32 genome:
- a CDS encoding glycosyltransferase family 2 protein, with translation MTDFFLVISIISIWIAVLESIIIMAGAIVFIHKQSRQKLVNPGNLEDYPTVTVMVPAHNEELVIQATVEHILQMNYPHHKMQLIVIADNCKDHTAERLQALKANERYRDRDFLILERTGTGGKSGALNDALKQATGEWICVYDADAAPEKNALLFLTQKAMEQPERYGAVFGRNKARNRGQNFLSRCINLELVTIQRVHHTGLWQLFKLGTIPGTNFIVKTALIQDIGGWDEHAITEDTAISFEILTRGQLIALAPQAEAYQQEPEDLKVYMKQRERWAKGNYSVVTDNIHHLFDRSSWRIKLHVLYYAASYFWFMIAIIISDIIFIANIVYQIIALFNPAVVSPFRFEGDVYMYLVIAWALMYYIYVLQINLALATDIGQSTTRNFILSCVSYFTYAQLFLVISIKAFYSMIVDKITGRESKWYKTERFG, from the coding sequence GTGACTGACTTTTTCCTTGTTATCTCCATCATCAGCATATGGATTGCCGTACTGGAGTCGATTATTATCATGGCCGGCGCCATCGTGTTCATTCATAAACAAAGCCGGCAGAAGCTGGTGAATCCCGGCAATTTGGAGGATTATCCCACCGTGACGGTCATGGTGCCCGCGCACAATGAGGAATTGGTCATCCAGGCAACGGTCGAGCACATTTTGCAGATGAATTACCCTCACCACAAAATGCAGCTGATTGTCATCGCCGACAATTGCAAGGATCATACGGCCGAGCGGTTACAAGCGCTGAAAGCGAATGAGCGTTACCGGGACCGCGACTTTCTGATCCTGGAGAGAACGGGAACCGGCGGCAAATCGGGCGCTTTGAACGACGCGCTCAAGCAGGCAACCGGCGAATGGATCTGTGTCTACGACGCGGACGCCGCTCCCGAGAAAAATGCGCTGTTGTTCCTCACGCAGAAGGCGATGGAGCAGCCCGAACGCTACGGGGCCGTCTTCGGACGCAACAAGGCCCGAAACCGCGGGCAGAATTTCCTGTCCCGCTGCATCAATCTGGAGCTGGTGACCATTCAGCGCGTGCATCATACCGGGTTATGGCAGCTATTTAAGCTGGGTACCATTCCCGGCACGAACTTTATCGTGAAAACCGCGCTCATTCAGGACATCGGCGGATGGGATGAGCATGCGATCACCGAAGATACCGCGATTTCGTTCGAGATCCTGACGAGAGGGCAGCTGATTGCCCTGGCTCCCCAAGCCGAAGCTTATCAGCAGGAGCCCGAGGATCTGAAGGTGTACATGAAGCAGCGCGAACGCTGGGCCAAAGGCAACTACAGCGTCGTCACGGATAATATTCATCATCTGTTCGACCGGAGCAGCTGGCGGATTAAGCTGCATGTGCTGTATTACGCGGCCAGTTACTTCTGGTTTATGATTGCCATCATCATCTCGGATATTATATTTATCGCCAATATCGTGTATCAGATCATCGCGCTGTTTAATCCAGCCGTCGTCTCCCCTTTCCGGTTTGAAGGGGATGTCTACATGTATCTCGTCATTGCCTGGGCCTTAATGTATTACATCTACGTCCTGCAGATTAACCTGGCGCTCGCAACGGACATCGGCCAAAGCACCACGCGCAACTTCATTCTATCCTGCGTGTCGTACTTCACCTACGCTCAGCTGTTCCTCGTCATCTCCATTAAGGCGTTTTACTCCATGATCGTGGACAAGATTACGGGCAGGGAATCCAAGTGGTATAAGACGGAGCGGTTTGGATAG
- a CDS encoding DUF896 domain-containing protein, protein MIQSLTRINELAQKQREGVLTAAERAEQQVLRTEYLREIRGQVLSTFSGLSIVDPAGNDVTPEKLRNEQKNWKIE, encoded by the coding sequence ATGATCCAAAGCTTAACCCGGATTAACGAATTGGCACAAAAACAGCGGGAAGGAGTGCTCACTGCTGCGGAAAGAGCCGAACAGCAAGTTTTGCGCACGGAATACCTGCGCGAAATTCGCGGACAGGTGCTGAGCACCTTTTCGGGATTAAGCATCGTGGATCCCGCCGGTAATGACGTGACGCCTGAGAAACTTCGCAATGAGCAAAAGAACTGGAAAATCGAATAG
- a CDS encoding sodium-dependent transporter: MKSQLNNPASPGKSDRFSSAGFILAAIGSSVGLGNMWKFPYITGEHGGAAFFLLFIICLIVIGLPVLLAELAIGRAGRGSAATSFVKAGGPKVFGQLGLLQVIAPFLILTFYVIVAGWTLHYAVMSFSGNLYSNTDFGGQFTAFTEGYMPIIWQIVAIAITGWVVAKGISGGIEKFNKVLIPGLIILLIVLMIRAVTLPGAGAGVSFFLNPDFSKLSPEAALVALGHAFFSLSLGMGILLTYGAYVDKRQSLGPATLAIGAGDLIYAFIAGLIIFPTTASFGIEPNAGPSLVFIALPAAFSAMPLGAFFGGLFFVLLAIAALTSAVSLLEVPTSYVMDRWHWGRTKAVVVISALVLLVGLPSALSFGIVPGLTDIGGKNFFDWLDFITSNILLPVGGLITTIFAGYFWKKAADAAGLKAGWFRVWLFMLRYIAPVLVFLVLLHTTGLITFE; the protein is encoded by the coding sequence ATGAAATCTCAGCTTAACAACCCAGCTTCACCGGGGAAAAGCGATCGTTTTTCCTCTGCTGGATTCATCCTGGCCGCGATCGGGAGCTCTGTCGGCCTCGGAAACATGTGGAAGTTCCCGTACATTACGGGAGAGCACGGCGGCGCAGCTTTCTTCCTGCTCTTCATTATCTGTCTCATCGTGATCGGTTTGCCCGTCCTGCTGGCGGAGCTTGCCATCGGACGAGCCGGCCGCGGGAGTGCCGCGACTTCCTTCGTTAAAGCGGGCGGACCGAAAGTCTTCGGACAGCTTGGATTGCTCCAGGTTATCGCGCCGTTTCTCATCCTGACCTTCTATGTCATTGTGGCAGGCTGGACGCTTCATTATGCCGTCATGTCGTTTAGCGGCAATCTGTACAGCAATACCGATTTCGGCGGTCAATTCACCGCGTTTACCGAAGGCTACATGCCGATCATTTGGCAGATTGTCGCTATTGCGATCACAGGATGGGTAGTGGCCAAAGGCATCTCCGGCGGAATCGAAAAATTCAACAAGGTCCTGATCCCGGGACTGATCATTCTGTTAATTGTGTTAATGATCCGTGCTGTAACCTTGCCAGGGGCCGGAGCAGGGGTATCGTTCTTCTTGAATCCTGACTTCTCGAAGCTGAGCCCGGAAGCGGCACTCGTCGCGCTGGGACATGCCTTCTTCTCCCTCTCGCTTGGGATGGGAATTCTGTTGACCTACGGGGCTTATGTCGATAAGCGGCAATCCCTTGGTCCGGCTACCCTCGCCATCGGCGCAGGCGACCTGATCTATGCATTTATTGCCGGGCTTATCATATTCCCGACAACCGCTTCGTTCGGGATCGAGCCGAATGCCGGCCCTTCCCTTGTCTTCATTGCCTTGCCGGCTGCCTTCTCGGCCATGCCGCTGGGTGCTTTTTTCGGAGGATTGTTCTTCGTCCTTCTAGCCATCGCCGCTTTAACCTCCGCGGTCTCCTTGCTGGAGGTTCCGACCTCGTATGTCATGGACCGCTGGCATTGGGGACGCACCAAAGCCGTTGTGGTTATCAGCGCACTGGTTCTGCTGGTCGGCTTACCCTCCGCGTTGTCATTCGGCATCGTGCCAGGACTTACCGATATCGGCGGCAAAAATTTCTTTGATTGGCTGGATTTCATCACATCCAACATCCTGCTTCCGGTCGGGGGGCTGATCACCACCATCTTCGCGGGATACTTCTGGAAGAAGGCGGCAGATGCCGCTGGTCTGAAAGCAGGCTGGTTCCGGGTATGGCTGTTCATGCTCCGTTATATTGCGCCGGTTCTCGTATTTCTGGTGCTGCTTCATACCACGGGGCTTATCACATTCGAATAA